The Flavobacteriales bacterium nucleotide sequence GCTGAGCAACACCTTCAATCAAAGATTGACAATGGGTATAAACCGAATCTATCTCGAGTAAATAATGTGAGGCATTCGAGTCAATTTTGGGGGCAAATTGGGGAAATTTACTTTTCAATTGCTCGGCAACGTATTTCACTCCATCTGCCCAAAGTTTCATATCAAACCAAATATGCGGATCATGCACATTGGCTTGTTCGTTTATCGTTCGTATATTTTTTGTTTCCAACCCATCAGAAACGGCAATGGCTCTTCCTTTTTTTTGAAAATTTTCGAGCATCTCAGTCATTTTTCCTTCCAAATGCAATCCGTTGAAAATGATAACATCGGCTTCGTCCAATTTTTTAATATCGCCATGAGAAGCCTTGTAAAGATGAGGGTCAACCCCAGGTCCCATCAAGGAATTAACTTCCATAAAATCCCCGCACAAATTCTTGACCACATCGGCAACTATGTTGGTGGTGGCCAACACGTTTATTTTTTGCTCTTTTTCTTCCGTCTGATTTTTGCATCCAGAAAATATCAAAGCGAAAATCGATAGAGCAACATATATTTTATTAAAATTCATTAAGGCAAAAATAACTGATTTGAATGTGTTTGGTTTTGAAAACGGCCATAAACAGAACAGCCGACTCTCGTCGGCTGCCTTAGATGTCGTAAAACCAATTAATCTTCGTTGTAAGAAAACTTATTGACTAAATAATAGATACAATTTTAACGGTATTGGTCGAGGATAAGTTTATTTACATTGTCAGATAAATGTCATCTAAATTTCATTTTTTCATTTTCCCATAGTTTTGCACTTACTCCATAGAGAAATAATTATCCCGTATTTTCGTTGGCAAATAGTATTGAAAAAACTCCTCATCATATCTCTTCTATTCACATTGTTTGCCCATGCAAAGGGTCAAGACACTATTAGTCGTGACACTGTATCAAGTCCTAAAACAATGCAAATTGATAGCGTTGAACTTCGGTTTGGCATGCTTTTGTGCGATAGTTTAAGCGAATTGGCCGATTCAATTTTTTCTGCATTAAAAACCAAAAAATTCGAGGCCTTAATGCCTTACATACCCACCACCGATATTTTAAAAGAGCATTTTGACACCATTGAGCTTAATCAGTTGCAACGTTTGGCAGATATAAAATATCAGGTAATGGTTCGCAGCCTGCAAAAAGACCATTTCAAAATGAATAAGTATGCCAAGGCCATGCACTATAACCTAAAAACAATGGAGCTAATAAAAAGGCGTATAAGCACTAAAAAAGGTGAAAGTGGCACCGAATATGCCGAAATTACCTACCTCTGCAAGAGCGGGAAATATACATTTTACATTACCTTTTTGGCTGTTGAAATGGTAAACAGATGGTTTATTGCCGACCAATTGCAAATTGTTGAATTATAAATCTAAATGCTGGGCTTAACCCGCGGATATACCTCATAATGATCTTCGAACATTATAATTACATCCTCTTCGGTAAAAATAATGTTTTGCTTTACTGGCTTGGCTTCCAAACCAATAGTTGAAGATTCTGATACGTTCGATTTTGGCAGAAATACATGATTTAGTGCTACATATTGCAATATCAAAAGCGACCAAAACAAAACTGCACAAACAAAGACTACTTTTTTTCTCATAAAAATACTTTTGTTGGTAAACTTAACGCACGAATATCGGGCTTTGTTGTAATCTTGTGTTTCATACAATTGTCAAGAAATGAAAATTCATTTAATATCAATAGGTGGAGCGGTAATGCACAATTTGGCTCTTGAGTTGCAACGTCAGGGGCATGACATAACTGGCAGCGATGATGAAGTTTTTGAGCCATCAAATACCCGTTTGCTTAATGCCGGATTGTTGCCAAAAAAAATGGGTTGGCATGCCGAAAGTATAACCAACGATATTGATATTGTGATATTGGGAATGCACGCAAAAAGCGATAATCCGGAACTAATTGAAGCCCAAAAATTAGGTCTGAACATCCAATCATTTCCCGAATTTGTTTACAACCAAAGCAAAAACAAAACCCGGATAGTGGTGGCCGGAAGCCACGGAAAAACGAGCACTACAGCCATGATTATGCACATTTTAAAAAATCAAAACATTGATTTTGATTATTTGGTTGGCTCCAAGTTGGAGGGTTTTGAGCTGATGGTAAAGTTGAGCGATGCTCCCTATATTATTCTAGAAGGCGATGAATATTTAAGCTCGGCCATTGATTTAAGGCCCAAATTTTTGTGGTACAAACCCCATATTGCCATCATTACCGGCGTGGCTTGGGATCATATCAATGTTTTCCCAACTTTTGAAAATTATGTAGAACAATTCAAATTATTTTCCGAAACTATTCTGCAAAACGGAAGCCTGATATATTACAAAAATGATGAACCTTTGGCACATATTGCCCAGGACATAACACACGCAAAAACCATTGCCTATCAAGGGCTTAACACTATCATTGGTAAAGATTCAGTGTCCGTAGATTTTAATCAAAAATTGTTTGTAATGAAAGTTTTTGGTGAGCACAATTTTCAAAATATGGAAGCCGCAGTTTTGGCTTGCAAACAAATGGGTATATCAGAAGAAGAAAGTTTAAAAGCAATGCAATCATTTGTTGGCACGGCCCGAAGGCTCGAAGAGGTTTACAACAAAAACAATATCATTATTTACAGAGATTTTGCTCATTCTCCGAGCAAAGTAAAGGCCACCGTTGACGCGGTGAAAAATAGGTTTCGAACACAAAAAGTCATTGCTGTTTTAGAGTTACATACCTATAGCAGTTTAAACAAAGATTTTATGCCGCTTTATAAAAATACGATGAAAATGGCCGATGTAGCTTTTGTGCATTACAACGAACATGTTTTTGAAATGAAACGCATGGAAGTTTTGGATGAAATGTATGTTAAATCTCAATTTGGAAATGTTGAGGTAGAAACAAATATTGACCAACTTTGGCAAAAATTGCACAATCTTGTGGACGAAAACACCATTTTTCTGATGATGAGTTCTGGTAATTTTGGTGGCAAAGACGTGTTAGAATTGGTACACTAATTATCCGGCATGTCGGTCGTACGCCTTAATAATTTCTTTTACCAATTTGTGCCGCACCACATCTAAAACGGTAAGTTCTACAATAGAAACGCCTTTAATATCTTTTAAAATATCAATGGCTTTTCTCAAACCTGATTGTTGGTGCTTGGGCAAATCAATTTGACTCAAATCGCCATTAATAATCATTTTGGCATTTGGCCCCATTCGGGTCAAAAACATTTTTAGTTGCACCGAGGTTGCATTTTGTGCTTCATCCAAAATAACGAAGCAATTATCTAACGTTCGGCCACGCATAAAGGCCAACGGAATAACCTCCAACGTGCCATTTTCGATATATTTATTGTATTTATCCGTCGGAATCATATCGAGCAACGAGTCATACAACGGTTTTAAATATGGATCGATTTTTTCTTTTAAATCGCCGGGCAAAAAGCCTAAACTTTCTCCAGCCTCTACGGCAGGTCTTGCCAAAATTATTTTCTTTATCTCCTTTCTCTTCAAGGCTCTAACGGCCAATGCCACACCTGTGTAGGTTTTGCCGGTTCCGGCAGGACCAATGGCAAAAACAATATCATTATTTTCTACGGCCTGCACCAGTGCCTTTTGATTTTCGGTTCTGGGTTTTATTATTTTCCCTTTATTGCCATATACCAGCACGTCCGAGTTAAAATAATTTTGACTGTCGGTTGGCTCAAAATTATTTTGCAAAATTCCTTCCACTTCGCCCTCCGTTATATTTGGATTATTCAACAATTGGGCAATTAATAGACCTAATTTTTTTTCAAATTCTTCAATTTCTTCCTTCGCACCATTAGCTTTTATCTCATCTCCACGCGAGGTGATTTTAAGTTTTGGAAAATGCTTTTTCAAAAGCACCATGTTTTGATTAGAAGTCCCGAAAAAAACACTCGGATTAATCTTTTCGATTCGTATAATTTTTTCTGTCAAATGAATTTCGTTTTTAAACCTAAATACTAATTTCGTTCCAAATTTAATTTACTTTTTCCCAAATATTTGAGTCTAATAAGTTTAATAACAGATTTTGGCGAAGGGTCGATATATGCGGCCCAATCAAAGCTTTGGTTATACGCCAATCTGCCCGATGTTAAATTGGTAGAAATAAGCCATACCATTGACCCATCTGATGTACACAACGGTGCTTATGCGTTTGAATTATTGCTTAGCCACCACACCGAATCAACGATTCACATTATAGCAATTGATTTTGATGAAAGAGTTCATCATCAAGAAATACTTATTGCAAAACATCAAAACCAATACATTATAACATACAACAGTGGTTTTTTACCCCTTTTGGGTATAGACTGTCTCAACTCAGAAATTTGGATGGCCAAAACATACTCTGGCAATCATTTTTTAAGTATTGTTGAATGTTTTGGACATTTGGCAAAAGATATTTTGAATAAAAATTTGAACAATTATTCAAAACTCGACCATCAAAAATTAAGACTTCTAAATGCTCAAAAACCCACCTTTGCCGACAATCTTCTTCGAGGAAAAATAATATTCGTTGATAGTAGAGAATATGCATATACGAACATCCACCAAACTGATTTTGACGAATTTAAGGGTTCAAAAGATTTCAATATTTTGTTGGGAAGACATGTAAAAATAAATCACATAAACCAATCTACCGAACTAATGGCCGGTGGCAAAACCTATTGTTTTTTTAATTCGGCAGGATATTTGACCATTGGGGTGTATAGAGACAGCACAAAAAAAATGTATAATTTGCAAAAAGACAGTATAATTTTAATTGAAAAAGAATGATTGTCAGACTTGTAAAAATGACTTTTCGGGCAAACGAAACATCCAATTTTGAGCAGCTTTTTACCAAAGTGCAACCCTTAATTTCAGGCTTTGAGGGCTGTCTTGGAGTGGAATTATTGAAAGGTACAACCTCCGAAAATAAGGCCTGCGTTTACTTTACAAGAAGTTTGTGGATGGAGGAAAAAAATTTGGAAGCCTATCGAGCCTCTGGCCTATTTGCCGAAACATGGAACGCCACGAAAGCCATGTTTGCAGAAAAAGCAGAAGCTTGGTCAACAAAAATAGTTTCCAATGAAATTTAGATATTAAATATTAACAGTGTATAATTGTTCGTTCAAGAAAACATGGTAGCAAAAGTGAAGGCAAACATCAAATTCGTATTAGGCGTAGTAGCGTTATTTCTTTTTTCGGCATATCAATCAAACGCACAAGATTGTGCCGACAATATTGCATCGGCCATAGATGGCAACTTGATAAAACGGGCACTAAAACTGGCTGATGATGCCATGGAAGATGAGGCTTGTAAGAAAGATCCCGAAGTTTATTTTTTGCGTGCCGAAGTGCTTTACCTCGTGTCGAAAGATGAATTTTTAAAAACAAAATATCCGGATGCCATAAAGGATGCCATCAAATCCATTGACAAAGGAATGGCAAAAAACAACAATCAGATACCTTCATCAAAAGACGAATTGATAAACAAACTGGTTGAGGAAAATAATCTTTTAGGTGAGTATCAATATAAAATAAACAAATACACCCAGGCCGTAAAAATTTATGAAAAAAGCTACGAGCTAAATGGTGACGAAAAGGCATTGTATTGGATTGGGAAAAGCTACTTGCAAGCCACTGACACAGTATTGGGCGAGCAGACCTACAAACAACTGCTGTATTCATTGGACGAACAAATTTTCTCGGAAAAAAAGGTGGACAAACTCTTTGCTGATGCCTACATCTATTATGCCGACAAGCATTGGAGATTGAAACAATATGACTCTGCCAATTTTTATTTAGAAAATGCAAAAAAAGCATTTAAGGATAATGCCAGAGTGGACTATTTCTTGAAAGAGGTTGCCAAACAACAAATAAACGAATTACCTCCTTCGAGTCTCATGATGCTAAAAATCAACAACATGATGAAATATTTTCCGACAGACTCCTTTTTTATAAAAAAACAAAATGCCCTTTATTTATACCTACTTCGAAATCATTTTGACCACAATAATTTGTCGGAAATAGACACGATGCTCAAATACATTTCTGCCGAAAAAGTGGCCAAAATGGCCTCAAAAGATGTCGAGTTAATAAAAAAATCAGATCAATTTATTGAATCAAAGCCTGAAAATGTATTGTGGGATTTTGTAAAATACTATTCAAAATTCGACTACCCGAACATCTCTAACTACATTGCTCAACTCTATATCGAGATGACTGCCACAGGAAAAACGCCTGCTGATTTAAAACAACGTTACAATATTATAATTGATTTTGCAGCCAAAAATCACTCATTGGCATTGGCTAATCAGCTGCTCGAGTTTGCTTCGGCCAAATATGGCGATGCTGATTTTGTTGCCACCCGAACTTCTCTTATTTCAAAATATAAAGCCAATGATTTGTCAACCGCTGACCAAGGTGCTTTGTATGCTATGTTGGTAAAGGCAAACCCAAATTTATCCAAAATGTCGGATGAATTAAAAGAGGTTGCTGAAAAATACATAAACAGCTTGGTAAAAGACAAAGAATACGTCAAGGCTAAACCCATTATTAATCAACTCATTAAGGCCCAACCAGATGTTACACTTTGGCAGGATAAGCTGAGCTATTTGGCAAAAGAAGATTTCTATTACAACTACTACATGACCCGTGTAATGGATGAAACCACCGCCGGAATTTTAGTTAAAGGTTATGAATGGAATGGTTCTGTAGCGGGTTGCAACCCCGGAACCATTGACCCAAAAATTCAACAAAAAGTAGAGGATAGAATAAACTATTTTAGACGGCAGACCGGCTTAAAATCTGTTTATCTTGATGCCCAACTGAATGACTGGTGTCAAAAAGCGGCTCTAATGATGGAGGTGAATAAAACATTGGATCATTCTCCAACAACAAAGTGGAGCTGCTTCAGCGATGACGGTGCGGAAGCCGCAAAATATAGCATGCTTACAAAAGGAGTTACTACAGCTATTGCCGTTACCTCCTTTATGGCAGACAACCAGAATCCAAGTGTGGCTACAAGAAGGTGGCTACTCTACCCCAATGCTTTGGCCATTGGGCATGGTTCAACCGAAAATGTGTGTGTAATATGGGCAATGGACGACAGCGGCAGTGTAGATACCAATGTCTATAAAGAAAAATTTGTTGCCTGGCCGCCGGAAGGAAATTTGCCTAAAATGTTGGTTTTTGATTATTGGTCGTTCTCCACAAAACAAGATTTGAAAGGAGCCACCGTGACCATGAAAAAAGGAAATGAAAATATTCCATTAAAAACTCAGGAATTGGTGGATGGCTACGGCCTGCCTACATTGGTGTGGAAGCCCGAATTCAATGCTAAAGACATAACAGAGGATACTGTTGTGGCAGTTTCTGTTCAATTAAGAAACGGAAGAAAATATGATTACAAAGTAAAAGTAATGAATTTTGACGCGGTTGGATACTAAGTGCTTGCAACTTTTGGGTTCAATTAATCGTCATATTTAAACTACCGCACAAAATTGCGGCATCATGTTTGTATTTTTGAGACAAACATCGGTTGACAGAACAATAATTTTGCGTCTCTATTTGTCCTTTATCCTGCTTATTGGGTTATATGTTTCGGCATATAGTCAGCAGTATTTTACCCAAAACAAGGGTCAATGGAATTCAGAAGTTTTATTTAAAAAACAAGCCAACGGAGCCGTTTTATATTTAAAACCTCAAAGTATTTCCGTATTGCTTTACAACGACCAACAATGGTCCGAATTGGTCAGTCATCCTAAACACAACGAAAGAAAGTTGTTTAAAAACAACACTAATTCAAATACAGTTGATTACCATCACTACATAATGTACTTCGAAAATTCGAACAATGTTGTACCTCAAGGTGAACAACCCAGCAGTTACGTTATCAATTATTTTTTAGGAAATGACAGCACCAAATGGGCTTCCGGCGTTCGAGACTTTGGATTTGTTCGATACGAAAATTTGTATGACAACATTGATTTACTTGTCTATGGCCACGGAACCTCGCTGAAATATGATTTTGTGCTGAAAGCAGGAGCTGATATTTCACAAATAAAAATTCGGTATGATTACGTCGATAATCTGGATTTGCAAGGCGATTCGCTCATCATAAAAACTTCGCTGGGAAGCTTTTCAGAAAAAATACCTATCAGTTTTATTGAAGAAAATGATTATAGAACAGAAGTTTCTGTTCGATTTACTCTATCCGAAAATACGGTTCAATTCGTATCAGAAACTACCCCTACCCTGAATCAAACAATGATTATAGACCCCCAAGTGGTTTTTGCAACCTATGCAGGAAACAGCGTTGACAATTTTGGCTTTACGGCAACTTATGACGAACAAGGCAATTTATACTCCGGAGGCATAGCCACTGCACCCGATTTTAGTTTCAACAAAAATGGCTATTACCCCACAACCGTTGGAGCTTTTAGCACGACCTACAGTGGTGGAGATGAACAAGGAATCTATAGTTTTAAGTGTGACATAACCCTCAATAAGTATAGTAACGACGGCAAAAAATTAATCTCTGCCACCTATTTGGGTGGAGAAAGCAACGAATATCCGCACAGCATTGTGGTGGACAAAAACAATGAGTTGGTGGTTTTTGGTACCACATTTAGTGACGCATTTCCAGTTTCGGCAAATGCTTTTCAAAAAAACAACAAAGGTTTAAGCGATTTAATAATAACCAGATTTACCGCCGACTTTTCTAACCTTGTAGGAAGCACCTATTTGGGTGGCGATAGCAAAGACGGGTTGAATGAAGAACCGGTACTCAATTATTTCTATGCCGACAATTTCAGAGGAGAAGTTCAAATTGACAAAACCGGCAATATTTGCGTAAGTAGCTCTACATATTCTGATAATTTTCCGACCGTTTCGGCATTTCAATCAAAAATTGCGGGACGACAAGATGGGGTGTTTGTTCAACTAAAATCAGACTTGAGTCAATTGTTTTGGAGCACCTATTTAGGGGGTAACAGCGGAGATGCGTTATACTCGGTAGATTTTGATACAGCCGGAATTATTTATTTGAGTGGTGGTACAAAAAGCAGCGATCTTACAAATTCTACAGCAGGTATCGGTACCAAATTTAATGGTGGTGTGTGCGATGGTTTTATTGCAATGCTCAACCCATCTACTAAAGCCTTGATAAAAACAGCCTATTGGGGAACTAATAGCTACGACCAAATATTTCATCTCGAAATTGATTATGAAAATAAAATATATGTGGTAGGCCAGAGTCAAGGCAATATGCCAATTGTGGGCAATGTGTACAACAACCCAAGCAGTGGCCAATTTATTTCAAAATTTGACGACCAACTGAACAACTTGGAACTTTCAACAGTTTTTGGATCTGGCAATGGAGCCATTGATATAACCATTAATGCCTTTTTGGTTGATGAATGTCGAAAAATATTTATTAGCGGTTGGGGTGGCGAGACAAGTCAAAAATCCTTTAGTTCTACGAGTAAATTGACCATAACACCAGACGCTTATCAGAAAACAACCGATGGCAGTGATTTCTATTTGGTTGTATTTAGCAAACAGGCCAAACACTTGCTTTATGCCACTTGGTTTGGTGGATATAAAACCCATGACCATGTAGATGGCGGCACCAGCAGATTTGACAAAAAAGGAGTTATCTACCAATCGGTTTGTGCAAGCTGCCCAATGGATAATTTTACACATGCCATCAGCGATTTTCCAACAACAAAAGGAGCTTATGCCGAAAAAAATGTTAGCCCACGATGCAGCAATGCGGCATTTAAAATTGCTTTCGGAAACCTGAATAGGCCGCCTTATTTGTCAAACCAATTATTTCATGTAAAAGCACTTGACACTCTAAATTTCTTGTATTCCATAACTGATGTGGATGAAGACTCCATTTTTGTAACCCTAAGCCCAGATGCAAAGACGGCATCTCAACTAATAAATTTCAAAGCACAATCAAAAGCATTAGAAAAATGGCAACAAAACATTGCTTTTACTGCAGCATGTGGCAGTATTGGAGACACCCTATCCATCAAGGTTTATGCCATTGACCAAGGCTGCCCGGGAGTATTAGATAGCTCTGCAACAATTAAAATAGTGGTTGACCCACCACCAATTCTCGACCCGCCACAAACAATATGTTTAAATTTTGTGGGAGATGACGCAATAATTATTGAGTGGGACAGTATTTCGTTTTCTAAATATTATCAAAGCACAACCCTCTATCGAATAGACCCCAGCGGAAAAACAACGAAACTAACAACCGCGAATAATATAGCAGGGGGAAAATATCAAGACAACAACTTAATTAAACCAAAACAAAATGAATACCGCTATTTTTTGGTGGTAACCAACAAGTGCAACGTTGATGGTCCCTCGTCATACGAGGTTTCTACTACCAAAGAGTTTTTATTTCCAATAGAAACCACTTATATAAAAACTGCCACCGTAACAGATGACGACCACATCCAAGTTGTTTGGTTGCAAACTACTGAGGCTGATTTTGGATACTATGAAATATTAAGAAAAAGAAATGGAGACAACCAAGCCTTCGAATATTTTGCATCTACTTTTAATAGAGAAGACACCTTTTTTATTGATAATCAAGCCAATGTAAATGAACAATCATACTGTTACGTTATTGTGGTGCATGACAAATGTGGTCATTTTAGCAAACAAAGCAATGAGGGTTGTACCATTGTTTTGGAGGGAGTAAGTGTCCCATTCAAACATACTATTTGGTGGAACGATTATACTGATTGGCCAAACGATGTGAATGATTATTCCATCAGCAGATGCGTTGATACCGGACAACTTGCACTTTATGACCTTGTTGATGGCACAACCACAACCTTGGTTGATACTACTTGGGATTATTGCTGGGGTGGCTATTGGTATAGAGTAACGGCATACGAAAATGGAGGCTTAGGTGCCGAAAGCCAATCGAATCGTATCTATTTGGTGCAACCTCCGCTGCTGCATGTCCCGAATGCATTTACGCCAAACGGCGACAATCTAAACGAGACTTGGGGCATTGTTCCAGTATTTGTAAAAGAATATGAAATAGAAGTATTTAATAGGTGGGGAGAAAGAGTTTACTCCAGCGAAAACGTAAAAGAGGATTGGGCCGGATTTTACAAAGATTTGCAGCCCGGACAAACCGTATATATTTACAAAATAAGATATACCGGCTGGGACAGAAGCGTTCATCATCGCACCGGAACTGTAACCGTAATTAAATAATGCACAACTGTTAAAATACTATTTACTGACAATTTTGTAACTTTACCTTTTCAATAATTCCAAAAATTAAATATATTTTTGCACCTCACTTAAATTACTGCTTAAAAAACGATGACTGTGCAATTAATAAAAAAGTTATCCAACCATCACATACCAAGATGGGTGGTTTTGAGCATAGACATGATACTTGTTTCTTGTTCATTTCTTGTCTCTTTTGGCATAATCCACAATCTTAAACTTGAAAGTTTTACCTATAAACAGCTTGCTGCTCCATTTGCTTTAACCCTTATTCTTCGGGCATCGGCAATCATGTTAACGAAATCTTACAAAGGAATAATACGATACACAAGCATTCAAGATGCAAGTCGAATTTTCATCGCAATGATAGTCAGCTCGTTGGCCTTTATTGCTATTCGGCAGTATTTTTTGTATGTGCAAGGAGTGTTTATTCTCGAAAGATCCATTATAGTTATGGATTTTTTTATCTCGCTTGTGGCACTCATATCTATGCGGGTTTTTTACAAAGTAGCCTTTAAAAGAATTACTCAACAAAATTCAACCAACATACGTAATGTTATTATATATGGTGCAGGTCATACCGGATTAATGGCAAAAAGAACCATTGAAAGCACACAAAACAGCAACTTAAAAGTGGTTGCTTTTTTGGATGACGATAGAAAACTTTCCGACAAATCTGCTGAGGGAATACCCATTTTCTTTTTCAACAAAAAATTTGACTATGTTTTAGAAAAATACAAACCCAAAGAAATAATTATTGCAGTTCCCAACATACAAAGTCAGCGAAAAAAGAAAGTAATAGAGCTTGGTTTAAAACATGATTTGGTGATTAAAAACGTACCACCTATTGAGAATTGGATTAACGGAGAATTTACGTTTAAACAAATAAAAAATGTGAGTGTTGACGACCTTTTAGGTCGCGAACCTATAAACCTCGAAAATAAAAATATAAAATCTGAAATAAGTGGCAAGGTGGTATTGGTTACCGGAGCAGCCGGCTCCATTGGTAGCGAACTTGCAAAGCAATGCAAAGCCTATAACCCCAAATATTTGATTTTGCTTGATCAAGCAGAAACCCCGCTCTACGAAATCGAATATCAGCTGGCATCAAAAAACGTAGAGGTTGTCATTGGTGATGTTTCCAATGAAGGTAGAATGCAGCGTGTGTTTGAAGCTTTCAAGCCAGATGTTGTTTTTCATGCAGCTGCCTACAAGCATGTTCCGCTTATGGAAGACAATCCGTACGAAGCATTGAATACCAACGTTTTTGGCACACGGCTAATGGCCAATTTGGCGGTTAAGTATGGAGTAGAAAAGTTTGTTCTAGTATCTACCGACAAGGCCGTAAACCCAACAAATATTATGGGTGCCAGCAAGCGAACCGCCGAAATATATGTTCAATCTCTCAATAACTTATTAGAGTTGAAAGACGACCACCATACCAAATTTATCACCACACGTTTTGGCAATGTTTTGGGTTCTAATGGGTCGGTAATTCCCCGATTTAAAGAACAAATAGAAAAAGGTGGCCCCATTACTGTTACTCATCCCGATATTACCCGATATTTTATGACCATACCTGAGGCTTGTCAGCTTGTGCTTGAAGCCGGGGCTATGGGCAGAGGCGG carries:
- a CDS encoding zinc ABC transporter substrate-binding protein; its protein translation is MNFNKIYVALSIFALIFSGCKNQTEEKEQKINVLATTNIVADVVKNLCGDFMEVNSLMGPGVDPHLYKASHGDIKKLDEADVIIFNGLHLEGKMTEMLENFQKKGRAIAVSDGLETKNIRTINEQANVHDPHIWFDMKLWADGVKYVAEQLKSKFPQFAPKIDSNASHYLLEIDSVYTHCQSLIEGVAQQNRILITSHDAFEYFGRSFNFEVKGLQGISTISESGLKDVQDMINYIIQHQIKAIFVENSVPQKALLSVIESCTQKGHKVIIGGELFSDALGAERTPEGTYLGMVKYNVETIVKALK
- a CDS encoding peptidoglycan synthetase: MKIHLISIGGAVMHNLALELQRQGHDITGSDDEVFEPSNTRLLNAGLLPKKMGWHAESITNDIDIVILGMHAKSDNPELIEAQKLGLNIQSFPEFVYNQSKNKTRIVVAGSHGKTSTTAMIMHILKNQNIDFDYLVGSKLEGFELMVKLSDAPYIILEGDEYLSSAIDLRPKFLWYKPHIAIITGVAWDHINVFPTFENYVEQFKLFSETILQNGSLIYYKNDEPLAHIAQDITHAKTIAYQGLNTIIGKDSVSVDFNQKLFVMKVFGEHNFQNMEAAVLACKQMGISEEESLKAMQSFVGTARRLEEVYNKNNIIIYRDFAHSPSKVKATVDAVKNRFRTQKVIAVLELHTYSSLNKDFMPLYKNTMKMADVAFVHYNEHVFEMKRMEVLDEMYVKSQFGNVEVETNIDQLWQKLHNLVDENTIFLMMSSGNFGGKDVLELVH
- a CDS encoding antibiotic biosynthesis monooxygenase, with amino-acid sequence MIVRLVKMTFRANETSNFEQLFTKVQPLISGFEGCLGVELLKGTTSENKACVYFTRSLWMEEKNLEAYRASGLFAETWNATKAMFAEKAEAWSTKIVSNEI
- a CDS encoding PhoH family protein → MTEKIIRIEKINPSVFFGTSNQNMVLLKKHFPKLKITSRGDEIKANGAKEEIEEFEKKLGLLIAQLLNNPNITEGEVEGILQNNFEPTDSQNYFNSDVLVYGNKGKIIKPRTENQKALVQAVENNDIVFAIGPAGTGKTYTGVALAVRALKRKEIKKIILARPAVEAGESLGFLPGDLKEKIDPYLKPLYDSLLDMIPTDKYNKYIENGTLEVIPLAFMRGRTLDNCFVILDEAQNATSVQLKMFLTRMGPNAKMIINGDLSQIDLPKHQQSGLRKAIDILKDIKGVSIVELTVLDVVRHKLVKEIIKAYDRHAG
- a CDS encoding CAP domain-containing protein, which produces MKANIKFVLGVVALFLFSAYQSNAQDCADNIASAIDGNLIKRALKLADDAMEDEACKKDPEVYFLRAEVLYLVSKDEFLKTKYPDAIKDAIKSIDKGMAKNNNQIPSSKDELINKLVEENNLLGEYQYKINKYTQAVKIYEKSYELNGDEKALYWIGKSYLQATDTVLGEQTYKQLLYSLDEQIFSEKKVDKLFADAYIYYADKHWRLKQYDSANFYLENAKKAFKDNARVDYFLKEVAKQQINELPPSSLMMLKINNMMKYFPTDSFFIKKQNALYLYLLRNHFDHNNLSEIDTMLKYISAEKVAKMASKDVELIKKSDQFIESKPENVLWDFVKYYSKFDYPNISNYIAQLYIEMTATGKTPADLKQRYNIIIDFAAKNHSLALANQLLEFASAKYGDADFVATRTSLISKYKANDLSTADQGALYAMLVKANPNLSKMSDELKEVAEKYINSLVKDKEYVKAKPIINQLIKAQPDVTLWQDKLSYLAKEDFYYNYYMTRVMDETTAGILVKGYEWNGSVAGCNPGTIDPKIQQKVEDRINYFRRQTGLKSVYLDAQLNDWCQKAALMMEVNKTLDHSPTTKWSCFSDDGAEAAKYSMLTKGVTTAIAVTSFMADNQNPSVATRRWLLYPNALAIGHGSTENVCVIWAMDDSGSVDTNVYKEKFVAWPPEGNLPKMLVFDYWSFSTKQDLKGATVTMKKGNENIPLKTQELVDGYGLPTLVWKPEFNAKDITEDTVVAVSVQLRNGRKYDYKVKVMNFDAVGY
- a CDS encoding SAM-dependent chlorinase/fluorinase, with the protein product MSLISLITDFGEGSIYAAQSKLWLYANLPDVKLVEISHTIDPSDVHNGAYAFELLLSHHTESTIHIIAIDFDERVHHQEILIAKHQNQYIITYNSGFLPLLGIDCLNSEIWMAKTYSGNHFLSIVECFGHLAKDILNKNLNNYSKLDHQKLRLLNAQKPTFADNLLRGKIIFVDSREYAYTNIHQTDFDEFKGSKDFNILLGRHVKINHINQSTELMAGGKTYCFFNSAGYLTIGVYRDSTKKMYNLQKDSIILIEKE